Genomic DNA from Solanum dulcamara chromosome 4, daSolDulc1.2, whole genome shotgun sequence:
ATTAAGAATATGCTTATACGAAATTGTTTGTTACTCCATGATTTGGTTGGTCttgaaatattaaatttagtTTCAAAGATTAGTCAAATTGactcttaaaaattaaatagtgccacatatattaaaatgaaaataatataatttaaaaaattcaaagaaacatTCTTGCCCATAAATTCTCTACGGTTTTGCCAACCATGATTATTAAACGTGAAAGCAACCATACGATGTGATGATTACCATTCCGTCTACCTCACCCTATATATGCTATATAGTGATGGAGAAGTGAAAAAATAACTTTGAATGAGAATTTTCTTGATATAAAGTgtgaatttatatagataaagTGGACGAATGCCATAAGATGTCATAAACttacaaaataaattttgaaggtTATGAAGACTAAAAAAGgagttatgaatattattaagAGGACAAATTGAAGAGGTGTGAGTTATTAGTAGTTAAGATATATTATAATGAGAGGTAAAGTGGAGTAATTAAGCGTAAAGGCTTTTTAAGatattaaaagtaaaataaataattaaatgaagaaaaaaaaataaaaataaatacagaCCATAGAGAGGTGTGATCACATTAtttatgtgtgtatatatatagattgtCAAGTTTGCCAAATATTTGACTAAAATCAAAATTGCTTATTAAGGATTAAAATTGATAAACACGATAATTAAGGAGCAactataaaaaatgaaattcttaTTGAAATGCCGCCATTTCTCATTTTCCAATTTCAAAGGAGGAACACTAAAACCTTTCACTAGCCACAGAGATCAAACAGCGGCAATTTTCCGACAATGAGAGGCGCCGGACGCCGTCGCACTAACTCTGCAGTGCCGGATCGGCGACATCCACCGCCGACTCCGATCAACGACCCAAGGCAATTTATCTCCACCGGCGGCCGTGATTCCGACGCAAGCTTTGCCAGTAGCCGGCCTTCATCTGCCGGCGTAAACACTCGGTCCTCGGCTATCCCCATCTCCGACAGATCCTATCAACTCTCTGCTATGCGTACAATTAATGCTTACCTTTCCTCCCACTCTCTCCCTTTTACTCTCAAACCCCCTCTCCCTTCTGCAAAAGATATCACCGAAACCCTAAAATTCATCCTCTCTCGTTTTGGATTTTCCTCGGTAGAGTCGCATAAACTCGAAGATAATCTCCAAACCCTACTGAAATCCCTAAATTGCCCTGTGAAATTGAACAAATCTGCATTACGGGCCCCTGGGACACCTCATTCTTGGCCTAGTCTACTTGCAGCAATTCACTGGCTTGTTCAGCTGTGTAAATTTGATGATCACCGGTTGAGTTCGGCTCAACCACTTGCTCCGGATAATAAGGAATTGAGCTATACTATAGAGAGTTATTTGCATTACTTTAGGGGGAAAGATGAACAAGTAGATGAATTGGATCGTCAATTTATGCAAGAGTTGGAACAACATAAGGAGCGGTTGGTTGAGAATGTGAATGTTTTGGAGGAGAAtgtgaaggctcaagagcaaaAGTTGGAAGCAATGAAGACGGGACCATCGGAAAGAGAGACGTTGGAGCAGGAGAAGAGTACGTTGGAGGAAGATGTTAAGAAGTTTCATGCTATCATTGAACAGTTAGAAGGGCATATAGTGACAATGGAGAAGATGGtggaagagaaagagaaagggTTAGAGACTAAGGTTGCAGAGAAAGAGAGCATTTGTGCAGAGAATGAGGAGTTGAAGAAGAGAGTGGAGGAACAAGGGATAAATTCCAGGGATGCAGATAGGATGAAGAGGGAGTTGCACGCTTTGGAAAGGGATATTGGGGATATCGAGAACCAGAGGATTGAATGGGAGGAGAAAGCTTGGGACCTCGACTCTGCCATTGGGAACATGTACAAGAAGCTTGAGGAGCTAATGATCGAGTGCAACCAATCTATCAGGAGGTTGTCATACCCTCTTCTGTTATTTATCGTTGTTTGAAATAAGATCAACTTAACTTTCATTTACTAATGAGATTAAAATTTTTGGTAATCTAAGTGTTTGTTGTTCTTTGGCCATGGATTTATTGCATTACTGTGCTAGTTTAGTTGGACTAAAGCTATAAGAGTATGAGTACTAAGATAAGGTTGGAAGGGCATTTGATTGGTTTCCTCAATTGATTGTTTACTATTAGCATTCACTTAAGTAGAAGTGATCGTTACAAAATGATACGGTTAGATTGCTTCTATAATGGGTTCTTGGCAGATAATTTAGGTGACAGATTAATGGAATGCAGTTTGCTGAAAATTTTCTATGTGAACTGATTTTCTATCTGTGTTTCTCAGAGTTTTAATTGATTCACTAACTTTTGGAAACATGCCTTTTTTCTCTACTGGGTAGTGAATTGTTAGCTACGGTGATGTATGAGAATCACAATTTAGCCCATTGTTATGCTGTTCCACTAAACTTTCACTTGAGATATGAATGAGGAACAACATCTAGTCACAAGGCAATAATGCTAAGTTTCTCATTATACCTTTTACTTGTAGATTCTCGAAATTAGTTTTTCCGATCACTCCTGTTAGAAACTAAGGCTGGAGCATGCCTCAGTTTTTTAATTCTATCACTGGGTCGATACACTATTATTTCTTGAAGTACAATTCATCCTTCACTTAATTGTTGTAGTCTCTGCATGAATTAGATGTATCTTGCCTGACTGGAAGTGCTATGTTGGAATTGAGTTTCATATTTACAGCAATACGACAGCCCATCatgaagaatattttttattctatattcatgttttatttcttatttattttattgttggAGTATGCCGCAATTGttgatgttatttttgttgtttctttGTTTTTTCTAGCTTCATACATGTCTTCCTTTGGTGCAACTAGGAAAATAAAACGAATTTCTTCTTCTAGATAGGCTTACATCTCATTCTTCATCCCCACTATTTAGAGAGATTTAGACCCTTGTTTCTATTGTATAGCCACTTGAACTTTTTAGATTACCTTTGTATAACTTTTCCATTTTCCTGGGTGAACATATCTGAATTGTGGAAGTCCAGGTGGATCATCTGTTCTATCTAACATGATACACTTTCTTAATTTGGCCAAAGCATGGACCAAAATACCCACTGCCACTCGGTAAAAAAGTTTTT
This window encodes:
- the LOC129885810 gene encoding kinetochore protein NDC80 homolog, with the protein product MRGAGRRRTNSAVPDRRHPPPTPINDPRQFISTGGRDSDASFASSRPSSAGVNTRSSAIPISDRSYQLSAMRTINAYLSSHSLPFTLKPPLPSAKDITETLKFILSRFGFSSVESHKLEDNLQTLLKSLNCPVKLNKSALRAPGTPHSWPSLLAAIHWLVQLCKFDDHRLSSAQPLAPDNKELSYTIESYLHYFRGKDEQVDELDRQFMQELEQHKERLVENVNVLEENVKAQEQKLEAMKTGPSERETLEQEKSTLEEDVKKFHAIIEQLEGHIVTMEKMVEEKEKGLETKVAEKESICAENEELKKRVEEQGINSRDADRMKRELHALERDIGDIENQRIEWEEKAWDLDSAIGNMYKKLEELMIECNQSIRRLKLGNEFQYQLNPQGSSPAEVLGIDYKKTLKPTLASLEDEMKKSSMGKMEELISLQQQSVEKATKVESKRNRLAALQAHIDNLEAQLDLVKKERQDFTSSCATEARRIVEEVEAETRKLDQVEREAEDFLKASKAKLQEIIAQTEEEIQLCARELFAVVDSVSKYKEYITSKVATMKNDLAEAAGNIADMHKAGLPVSDANH